The Topomyia yanbarensis strain Yona2022 chromosome 3, ASM3024719v1, whole genome shotgun sequence nucleotide sequence atcgatgcctcatggcgtggcagaggagtgaaagggtgagcatccaagtcagtctcacactgcatgttaagggtgagcataaaagtcagcctcacaggttggtagaggctagcacaaaagtcagcccagcaaggaatgaaaaaggtgagcacaaaagtcagcctcgcatggtatgtcagaagtggggcctaagaaaaatgtcccacatgggatgccagagggagtgacaaaggtacaatagagtggcacgattgagagtgaatcaggtgatagggtgagcacccaagtcagcctcacatggatgggtagggcgagcacaaaagtaagcctagcaaggaatgagtaaggtgagcacacaagtcagcctcgcatggaacgtaaaaggtgagcacaaaagtcagcctcatgtgggagtgtttgagagtgaatcaaagtgtgattgagagagcacccaagtaagcctcatacaggatgtatgttcgcgcgagtgagagtgaatgagtacattcagtacagccatccccccagaagtaataccgagaggtagttcctgggaggaatgatggcggagcccaatggagtttagtcggtattaatggctggtcaccatttgagtccgacacgcccccagtgcaccccgtgtggtagattggaccctaccgttagcacgtgtactgggctaggacataaaggtcttctccattgtaaaaaaaaaaaaaaacactctcCAAGGAATCAGTCACAGATCTCCACGTTCTCGTTGAAGGCTTCGAAAGAATCGTGCAGACTCTCGATCAGGTGATTCAACCGGCGGATTATAAGGACTTGCTGTTGGTCAACATTCTCACTGCTAGACTGGATCCGGTCACTCGACGGGGGTGGGAAGAGGTCTCCGCTTCAAAGGAGAATGATACGCTGGTAGATTTGTCGGATTTTCTGCGGCGTAGAATCCAGGTTTTGGATTGCTTACCGTCAAGAGCGGTTGACACTAGGGGTGTTCAACAGGCAGCGCAACAACTGAAGCCGAAACAGCAACCAGTGAGGACCAGCTATAGTTCGACCCAAGCGTCTGGGGGGCGCTGTGTATCCTGTTCAGCGGATCACCTACTGTACCAGTGTAGCGCTTTTCAAAAGATGGCCGTAACAGACAGAGATGCACTGTTGAAGGTTCATGCGCTCTGTCGGAATTGCTTCAGGGCAGGACACCAGGCAAGGGATTGCCAATCTAAATTCTCTTGTCGAAATTGTAAGGGTCGTCACCACACACTGCTCTGCTTTAAGTCGAAGAGAAATAAGGATTCTAAGGTTACAGCAGCTGCTGCGAGCAGTAAACCACCAATTTCCAAGGAACCAACAACCTCTACTTCAACCCAAGTGGCTAATGTGGCTGCAACTGATGTCCTGGTGTCTGGTGCGACTCACCAGTATTCTTCTAAGGTGTTACTGGCTACAGCAGTTGTTTTGATTGAGGACGAGGAAGGTAATCGACTTCCCGCTCGCGCCCTTCTGGATTCGGGCTCGGAAAGCAACTTCATTACGGAGCGGTTAAGTCAGCGGTTAAAGATATTTCGTGATCGTGTGGATATATCAGTCCTCGGAATTGGACAAACTGGAACCAAGGTTAAGCACAGGTTACGTGCGGTGATCCGGTCACGTATATCTTCATTTTCTCGAGAGTTGGGTTTATTAGTTCTAGCCAAGGCTACGGTCAACCTTCCAACCTCTACTCTCAACACGGATAGATGGATAATACCGGATGGGATTCAACTTGCAGATCCTGCATTTTTCGAGTCTAGCGCAGTGGACCTCGTGCTCGGCATCGAATCCTTCTTCGACTTTTTTGAAACCGGTCGAAGAATTTCCATTGGGGAAGGCCTACCGACTCTCAACGAGTCCGTGTTCGGATGGGTTATATGCGGCGGCGTTTCGGTTTCAACCCAAGCCCTACACATTAATTGCAACGTATCTACATTGGATGGGCTTGATGAGTTGAAGTATCGCTTTTGGTCTTGTGAGGAGGTAGAGTCTGGTAAGGCTCACTCACTGGAGGAGAAACGCTGCGAGGAGCTTTTTCTACGTACGGTTCAAAGAAATCCAGACGGTCGGCACACCGTCGCTTTACCCAAGAATGAAGACGTACTTTCACGGTTGGGCGAGTCAAGGGACATCGCAATCCGACGGCTTCAGGGAACAGAACGTAGGCTGGCAAGAGACTCATCACTACAGGATCAGTACGCTGCCTTCATGGAGGAATACCTAGCGCTGGGGCACATGAGTAAGGTCGACAATGTTTCTACAGGATCAGTCAAACGGTGCTATCTACCGCACCACCCGGTGGTCAAGGAATCAAGCACTACCACCAAGGTTCGCGTGGTCTTCGATGCTTCCTGTAAGACCTCTTCGGGAGTATCGCTCAACGATGTGTTGCTGGTTGGGCCAGTGATACAGGAGGATCTACGATCAATAATCTTACGAAGTCGGACCAAACAGATCATGCTCGTGTCCGACGTGGAGAAAATGTTCCGGCAGATCAACGTAAGCCCACAAGATCGACCACTTCAGTGTATTCTTTGGCGTGCCACGCCAACAGACAAGATTGACACTTATGAGCTGAATACAGTTACGTATGGTACCAAACCAGCACCATTTTTGGCTACCAGGACGATTCAACAGCTGGCTGTAGATGAGGAGAACCACTTTCCACTTGCTGCAAGGGCGCTCACCGAAGACACGTACATGGATGATGTGATCACTGGCACAGACGAGGTCGATACAGCACTGAAGCTACGAAAGCAGCTGGAAACGATGATGTCAAGGGGAAGATTTCGCTTACGAAGGTGGGCATCGAACTGCCCTTCAGTGCTAGAAGGTATTTCCGAGGAGGAGCTAGCAATACGGACTTCGGATGGAATCGATTTGGACCCAGACCCGACAGTTAAAACCTTAGGATTGGCATGGATGCCAATTACGGATACGTTAAAGTTCCAATTCACGATTCCCACCCTGGACACTGCAACACCGCTAACTAAACGCTATGTGTTGTCTGTGATTGCTACTCTATTTGACCCTTTGGGGCTTTTGGGAGCTGCTATTACGTCGGCGAAGATTTTTATGCAGCTATTGTGGACGTTACGAGACGAAACCAATAACATATTAGGTTGGGACCAGCCACTACCTCCAACGGTGGGTGAGTGCTGGAAAAGATACCACGAACAACTTCCGCTTTTCAACCAACTCCGGATTGATCGTGGCGTGATCATACCGGAAGCCTTGAATATCGAGATTTACTGCTTCTCGGATGCTTCGGAGAAAGCTTACGGCGCATGTCTGTACTTGAAGAGTCAGAATGCAAAAGGGGGGTTTAGAGTCCGACTGCTATCCTCCAAATCAAAGGTTGCTCCTCTGAAGTGCCAAACTATACCTAGACTGGAGCTCTGCGGTGCTCTTTTAGCAGCCCAGCTATATGAGAAGGTCAAGCAATCGATTAGGATACCTACAAAAACCTTCTTCTGGACTGATTCGACATGTGTCTTACGGTGGCTTCAAGCGACTCCAACCACATGGAATACATTCGTCGCTAATCGAACGGCGAAAATTCAAACAATTACGGAGGGCTGTCAATGGGGACACGTCCCAGGAGTTCAAAACCCAGCAGATCTGATATCTAGAGAAATCAGTCCGGAAGATATTCTTAAGAACACCTACTGGTGGCAAGGTCCATGCTGGTTGGAGAAGGAGCAGCATGAATGGCCAAAAAATATCGTGGATCAACCGATAGACGAGGGAGAGGAAGAGAAGCGACGCACGGTGGTTGCTGCAACGGTTTCCGTTCACGAGAAGTTCAACCAAGAATATAtaggaaaattttcatcgtaTAGTGATCTCATTCGCCGTACTGCATACTGGTTGCGATTGATGAATCTTCTACGAGTACCAGCAAGGGATCGAAATTGCGCAGCATTTCTTACCACGGACGAATTGAGGCAGGTGGAGAACACACTGATCCGTCGAGTGCAGAAAGAGGTCTTTGCAGATGAGTGGAAGGCTCTATCCAAGGGTACGGCAGTTCCACGGGGATCCCCGATACGTTGGTACAATCCATTTATTTCAAATGATGAGCTAATCAGACTAGGAGGACGATTGCAGCACTCTCTCGAATCCGAGAACACCAAGCATCCAATCGCTTTACCCGCACAACACCAGTTTACTCGATTGATTTTGCGATACTACCACGAGCGACTACTCCACGCTGGCTCGCAGTTGTTATTGGGAGTAGTCAGGCTCAAGTTTTGGCCATTGGGAGGTAGAAGTGTTGCAAGACACATCGTGCATAAATGCCAACGATGCTTTCGTTCAAAACCAACACTAGTTCAACAGTTTATGGGAGACCTACCAGCCTCACGAGTTACGGTGTCCCGCCCGTTTTCCCGTTCCGGAGTTGACTATTTTGGCCCTGTCTACATAAGGCCTGTTCCGCGACGAGCAGCAGTTAAGGCATACGTAGCCATTTTTATTTGCCTTTGCACCAAGGCTGTTCATTTGGAGCTCGTTACAGACCTTTCTACCAACCGGTTTCTTCAAGCACTGCGACGATTTGTGTCCAGGAGAGGACGATGCACGGACATGTATTCCGACAACGGAACCAACTTTGTCGGTGCGCGAAACCAATTGCAAGAGTTCCTCAAGATGCTAAAGAATCGCGATCACCATGATGCAGTGTCTAAGGAATGTGCGAAAGAAGGAATTCAATGGCACTTTAATCCGCCAAGCGCACCCCATTTCGGGGCCTCTGGGAAGCTGCAGTTCGTTCGGCCAAGCATCACCTGTTAAGGGTAGTAGGTGAAACACCTGTGTCTCCAGAGGATTTCGTTACATTGCTGGCTCAGGTGGAAGGATGTCTGAATTCCCGACCTTTAACACCAATATCTGACGATCCCAACGATCTAGAACCACTGACGCCAGCGCATTTTCTCATCGGTTCGTCTATCCATGCTATACCAGAACCAGATCTAGCTACGGTACCAGTGAATCGACTCAACCACTGGCAACTCATCCAATGCAAGCTGCAAGCCTTTTGGACTAGATGGCGTAGGGAATACCTCTGTCAGTTGCAAGCGAGGACGAAGCGATGGAAACCAGCAAGTTTCATTGAGGTGGGAAGGCTAGTAGTCATCAGGGAAGACAACCAACCTCCTATGAAATGGAAGATGGGAAGAATTTGCGAGGTTCATCCAGGTGCAGATGGAGTGGTGAGAGTAGTCACCCTAAGGACAGCCACAGGACTGCTTTCTCGACCGGTGGAAAAGATTTGCATCCTACCACTCTCGGATGAAGACACTGGACCCGATGCACCAAAAACGTCCAACTGAAACCCAC carries:
- the LOC131687532 gene encoding uncharacterized protein LOC131687532; amino-acid sequence: MAVTDRDALLKVHALCRNCFRAGHQARDCQSKFSCRNCKGRHHTLLCFKSKRNKDSKVTAAAASSKPPISKEPTTSTSTQVANVAATDVLVSGATHQYSSKVLLATAVVLIEDEEGNRLPARALLDSGSESNFITERLSQRLKIFRDRVDISVLGIGQTGTKVKHRLRAVIRSRISSFSRELGLLVLAKATVNLPTSTLNTDRWIIPDGIQLADPAFFESSAVDLVLGIESFFDFFETGRRISIGEGLPTLNESVFGWVICGGVSVSTQALHINCNVSTLDGLDELKYRFWSCEEVESGKAHSLEEKRCEELFLRTVQRNPDGRHTVALPKNEDVLSRLGESRDIAIRRLQGTERRLARDSSLQDQYAAFMEEYLALGHMSKVDNVSTGSVKRCYLPHHPVVKESSTTTKVRVVFDASCKTSSGVSLNDVLLVGPVIQEDLRSIILRSRTKQIMLVSDVEKMFRQINVSPQDRPLQCILWRATPTDKIDTYELNTVTYGTKPAPFLATRTIQQLAVDEENHFPLAARALTEDTYMDDVITGTDEVDTALKLRKQLETMMSRGRFRLRRWASNCPSVLEGISEEELAIRTSDGIDLDPDPTVKTLGLAWMPITDTLKFQFTIPTLDTATPLTKRYVLSVIATLFDPLGLLGAAITSAKIFMQLLWTLRDETNNILGWDQPLPPTVGECWKRYHEQLPLFNQLRIDRGVIIPEALNIEIYCFSDASEKAYGACLYLKSQNAKGGFRVRLLSSKSKVAPLKCQTIPRLELCGALLAAQLYEKVKQSIRIPTKTFFWTDSTCVLRWLQATPTTWNTFVANRTAKIQTITEGCQWGHVPGVQNPADLISREISPEDILKNTYWWQGPCWLEKEQHEWPKNIVDQPIDEGEEEKRRTVVAATVSVHEKFNQEYIGKFSSYSDLIRRTAYWLRLMNLLRVPARDRNCAAFLTTDELRQVENTLIRRVQKEVFADEWKALSKGTAVPRGSPIRWYNPFISNDELIRLGGRLQHSLESENTKHPIALPAQHQFTRLILRYYHERLLHAGSQLLLGVVRLKFWPLGGRSVARHIVHKCQRCFRSKPTLVQQFMGDLPASRVTVSRPFSRSGVDYFGPVYIRPVPRRAAVKAYVAIFICLCTKAVHLELVTDLSTNRFLQALRRFVSRRGRCTDMYSDNGTNFVGARNQLQEFLKMLKNRDHHDAVSKECAKEGIQWHFNPPSAPHFGASGKLQFVRPSITC